From a region of the Sporosarcina ureilytica genome:
- a CDS encoding cation diffusion facilitator family transporter gives MKDILQLLKEGNKPSLLAAIVNTIIATLKGVAFFFTGNVAMFAETMHSLGDAANQYFVFIGSALSKKAPTPKFPNGFGRVVNLVCLGAVIVVAIMSYEAIKEGWHHILNPTESSGFLINLSVLGIAIILEFVVLYKAGKEILHEVGIDKGGLAPITTSFKHLNKAKPPTKLVFMEDLVATLGGVLAFIAVLIAHFFGLLAAEGIASILIGLMMFYVVGKIFMENARGAIGETDEEMLDHIAHIVAADDDVKDIQRLEVVKEGEFLHVEVVLEVAPSHTVAYVDDIRDRLMKIILNQKGVQDVIISFDEDDGVRTWTESNKINMNDNSSKFPE, from the coding sequence ATGAAGGACATTTTACAACTTTTGAAAGAAGGAAATAAACCTTCCTTATTAGCAGCCATTGTCAACACAATTATCGCCACTTTAAAAGGTGTCGCGTTTTTCTTTACAGGGAATGTTGCCATGTTCGCGGAAACTATGCACTCACTTGGAGACGCCGCCAATCAATATTTCGTTTTTATTGGATCAGCTTTATCAAAAAAAGCGCCTACACCTAAATTCCCGAACGGTTTTGGTCGAGTCGTGAACTTAGTTTGTCTTGGCGCTGTGATTGTCGTAGCGATTATGTCTTATGAAGCCATAAAAGAAGGTTGGCATCATATTCTTAACCCTACTGAGTCGAGTGGGTTCCTCATCAATCTCTCTGTACTTGGTATTGCGATTATCTTGGAATTCGTTGTGCTTTATAAAGCCGGGAAGGAAATTTTACATGAGGTTGGGATTGATAAAGGTGGGCTTGCGCCTATTACGACTAGCTTTAAACATTTAAATAAAGCAAAACCGCCAACAAAATTAGTTTTTATGGAAGACCTCGTCGCTACTTTAGGAGGCGTACTTGCTTTTATCGCTGTTCTAATCGCTCACTTTTTCGGCTTATTAGCAGCAGAAGGCATCGCTTCTATATTAATAGGTTTAATGATGTTCTACGTTGTCGGAAAAATATTTATGGAAAATGCGAGAGGTGCAATTGGAGAAACAGACGAGGAAATGCTTGACCATATTGCGCATATTGTTGCAGCAGACGATGATGTCAAAGATATTCAACGTTTGGAGGTTGTAAAAGAAGGTGAATTCCTACACGTCGAGGTCGTTTTAGAGGTAGCCCCTTCTCATACGGTTGCTTACGTCGATGACATTCGGGATAGACTTATGAAAATTATCCTAAATCAAAAAGGAGTTCAAGATGTTATCATTTCTTTTGATGAAGATGATGGTGTACGTACTTGGACAGAATCAAACAAAATCAACATGAACGATAACTCTTCGAAGTTCCCTGAATAA
- a CDS encoding MgtC/SapB family protein encodes MLGLISETVYPEALFKIIIALGLSLIIGVEREIKKKPIGFKTSAVIATFSCLLTIISIEAAYLVPARTDINVTMDPLRLAAQIVSGVGFLGAGAILRKDNDNITGLTTAAMIWGAASIGIAVGAGFYIEASFAVLSVMLVIEVLAPILSKLGPKRLRQKEAAFTIILLDSENIDKLIQYLESDKMVIENLRIKQMLLNEYVSHKLFFRISTVPKKTTSQLYQELIQLPYVHSVEIDFFS; translated from the coding sequence ATGTTAGGGCTTATTAGTGAAACGGTATATCCTGAAGCACTATTCAAAATTATCATCGCTTTAGGTTTAAGTTTAATCATCGGTGTTGAAAGAGAAATTAAGAAGAAGCCAATTGGGTTTAAAACGAGTGCTGTCATCGCAACATTTAGTTGTCTGCTCACGATTATTTCTATTGAAGCTGCTTATCTCGTTCCAGCACGAACTGACATTAACGTTACGATGGACCCTCTTCGTTTGGCTGCACAAATCGTAAGTGGTGTCGGATTTCTTGGTGCTGGGGCAATATTACGAAAGGATAATGACAATATCACGGGTCTCACGACGGCCGCGATGATTTGGGGAGCGGCAAGCATTGGGATTGCAGTTGGTGCTGGCTTCTATATAGAAGCATCATTTGCAGTATTGAGTGTCATGCTAGTAATTGAAGTACTTGCGCCTATTTTATCAAAACTTGGTCCGAAAAGACTTCGACAAAAAGAAGCCGCATTTACAATCATCTTATTAGATAGTGAAAATATCGATAAACTTATTCAATACCTCGAATCCGACAAGATGGTTATCGAGAACTTAAGAATTAAACAAATGTTATTAAATGAATACGTAAGTCATAAACTATTTTTTCGCATCTCAACCGTGCCTAAAAAAACAACATCACAACTATATCAAGAATTAATACAGCTACCCTATGTACATTCAGTTGAAATAGATTTCTTTTCATAA
- a CDS encoding DMT family transporter codes for MERPAIHPYIPIVIGVISVALSAIFVKLSTADAGVIAFYRMLFSVLLMLPVFLLKYRWEVSFFKRKDWVYSLIAGIFLAFHFIFWFESLNYTSVASSTVLVTLQPIFAFAGTYFFFKEKVSFKAILSAVVAISGSVIISWGDFKVSGTALYGDILALIGCAFITAYLLFGQDVRKRISLITYTFIVYSISTITLFIYVIIKGESLGPHPSADWFWFIMLALIPNLLGHTLFNWALKWVSTNVISIAILLEPVGASILAYYVFHETLSGSQITGGIVVIMGILLFIVDPRMFRKLKLHKKT; via the coding sequence ATGGAAAGACCTGCAATTCATCCTTATATCCCAATTGTAATAGGTGTGATTTCAGTCGCACTTTCAGCCATCTTTGTAAAATTATCTACAGCGGATGCCGGAGTTATTGCATTTTATAGGATGTTATTTTCTGTACTATTAATGTTGCCCGTATTTCTATTGAAATATAGATGGGAAGTTTCATTTTTTAAACGAAAAGACTGGGTATATTCTTTAATCGCTGGTATATTCTTAGCATTCCATTTTATTTTTTGGTTTGAATCACTAAACTATACATCGGTGGCAAGTTCAACAGTACTTGTTACGTTGCAACCTATCTTTGCTTTTGCCGGTACATATTTTTTCTTTAAAGAAAAAGTCTCATTTAAAGCGATATTGTCTGCTGTCGTTGCAATTTCAGGTAGTGTCATTATTAGTTGGGGAGATTTTAAGGTTAGTGGTACTGCATTATATGGCGATATATTAGCGCTCATCGGTTGTGCGTTCATCACTGCTTATCTTTTATTCGGTCAAGATGTAAGAAAAAGAATCTCTCTTATTACTTATACGTTTATTGTCTACTCAATCAGTACAATAACTCTCTTCATATATGTAATTATTAAAGGAGAATCATTAGGACCTCATCCAAGTGCGGATTGGTTTTGGTTTATTATGCTTGCACTTATACCAAACCTATTAGGTCATACGTTATTTAACTGGGCTTTGAAGTGGGTCAGTACGAATGTAATCTCTATTGCAATCCTTTTAGAACCTGTCGGCGCCTCTATTTTAGCTTATTATGTATTCCACGAAACGCTAAGTGGTAGCCAAATTACTGGTGGAATCGTTGTTATAATGGGGATCTTGTTGTTTATCGTCGACCCTCGAATGTTTAGAAAACTTAAACTTCATAAAAAGACTTGA
- a CDS encoding TraR/DksA C4-type zinc finger protein codes for MLNDKQKQHLKTELMEMKEQSMKVEETTSQKESIKETSGELSMYDNHPADMGTALFDIEKNRVLNEHAESDIRKIDIALKAMADGSYGKCEVCQKDIPYERLLTVPYTTFCIEHAELVEQSVEEDVALNEMENPFESTQDPSAIDYENSFEEVAEFGTSDSPSDFIDPQNTTYTDDVQGEPRLMDQMVEKSITDNTDDQD; via the coding sequence ATGTTAAACGATAAACAAAAACAACATTTAAAAACCGAGTTAATGGAAATGAAGGAACAATCAATGAAGGTTGAAGAAACGACGAGTCAGAAAGAAAGCATTAAAGAAACATCAGGTGAGCTTTCAATGTATGATAACCATCCTGCCGATATGGGGACAGCTCTATTCGACATAGAGAAAAATAGAGTGTTAAATGAACATGCAGAATCTGATATCCGTAAAATTGACATAGCTCTAAAAGCGATGGCTGATGGAAGTTACGGTAAGTGTGAAGTATGTCAAAAAGACATTCCCTACGAGCGATTGTTAACCGTTCCTTATACAACTTTCTGTATAGAACACGCCGAACTGGTCGAACAATCTGTAGAGGAAGACGTGGCTTTAAATGAAATGGAAAATCCTTTTGAAAGTACTCAAGATCCAAGTGCAATTGATTATGAAAATAGTTTTGAGGAAGTGGCGGAATTCGGGACATCTGATAGTCCATCCGATTTTATTGATCCCCAAAACACAACATACACCGATGATGTGCAAGGTGAACCGCGTCTTATGGATCAAATGGTTGAAAAAAGTATCACGGATAATACAGACGACCAGGACTAA